In Malus sylvestris chromosome 16, drMalSylv7.2, whole genome shotgun sequence, the following are encoded in one genomic region:
- the LOC126608431 gene encoding uncharacterized protein LOC126608431: MGYEPRRKMETKGVSVLGGDQEFLFNRNLLRNSSSPLGCSSRVYYCRSTEGVPFDWEMQPGTPRNPPKEEAIPPISPPPAVLSLGLPKPCIDQQLHTNKPPTSPLHRVKFWSKKSKTKKQRKNNLQHNGGLDKFDKVEFCSSDSEFMASSSSPRNSSSSSLSSFSFSKGQCSSLRSTPARDSFTSSGHFSCSPWKLSSFLTSAARRA, from the coding sequence ATGGGTTATGAGCCTCGAAGGAAAATGGAAACGAAAGGAGTTTCGGTACTTGGAGGGGATCAAGAATTTTTGTTCAACAGAAACCTCTTAAGAAACTCCTCATCCCCATTGGGTTGCTCTTCTAGGGTTTATTACTGCAGGAGCACTGAAGGGGTTCCATTTGACTGGGAAATGCAGCCAGGAACACCACGGAATCCGCCAAAAGAAGaagcaattccaccaataaGCCCTCCCCCGGCTGTGCTCAGCTTAGGGCTACCCAAGCCCTGCATTGATCAGCAGCTTCATACTAATAAGCCTCCAACAAGCCCTCTGCATAGGGTCAAGTTTTGGAGTAAAAAAAGTAAGACAAAAAAACAACGTAAGAACAATTTGCAACACAATGGTGGCTTAGATAAGTTTGATAAGGTCGAGTTTTGCAGCTCTGATTCTGAGTTCATGGCATCGTCAAGTTCGCCTCGGAACTCAAGCTCTTCATCTTtatcttcattttctttttcgaaAGGGCAGTGCTCGAGTTTAAGAAGTACTCCGGCAAGGGATTCTTTCACTAGTTCTGGTCATTTCAGCTGCAGTCCTTGGAAATTAAGCTCTTTTCTCACTAGCGCTGCAAGGCGAGCTTGA